The following proteins are encoded in a genomic region of Magallana gigas chromosome 1, xbMagGiga1.1, whole genome shotgun sequence:
- the LOC136273527 gene encoding uncharacterized protein, producing the protein MMNLCHSSMMFLALLFMNHCFADLRHGYSMLQYGHKLDRRMITSYDGYSILDCVEDCLRTTRCRSINYHQGAHFCQTNFESRVSTPDLYLEKPGWIYSDIEDWDRVIAGACSMSNCSMNEKCIPKPFDQFTCVISDCGVPSNESFSMEKVREWDAIGVEKGIHITCSAGYKQQGSERFVCRPDGSWMTDLSCTMKKILGCFQNYDSRNVLEFGRYEISPNGQQECEVFCLHQQQSNFKYYGLRYGKYCFCGNEILHSPTRVPDGDCNTPCVGNANELCGGMYRLYIFTYI; encoded by the exons ATGATGAACTTGTGCCATTCATCAATGATGTTTCTTGCTCTCTTGTTTATGAATCACTGTTTTGCTGACCTTCGACATGGCTACTCCATGCTACAGTACGGACACAAATTAGACAGAAGGATGATAACGTCGTATGATGGATATAGTATTCTGGATTGTGTGGAGGATTGTCTAAGAACAACACGATGTCGGTCCATCAACTACCACCAGGGAGCCCACTTCTGTCAAACCAACTTTGAAAGCAGAGTATCTACACCTGATCTATATCTAGAAAAGCCTGGATGGATTTACAGTGATATAGAAGACTGGGACAGG gtcaTTGCAGGAGCGTGTTCGATGTCAAATTGTTCCATGAATGAAAAGTGCATTCCAAAACCTTTTGATCAGTTCACCTGTGTCATTTCAG aTTGTGGTGTACCTTCAAATGAAAGTTTCTCAATGGAAAAGGTTAGGGAATGGGATGCCATTGGTGTAGAAAAAGGAATTCATATTACATGCTCTGCCGGATACAAGCAACAAGGTTCTGAGCGTTTTGTTTGTCGCCCTGATGGATCTTGGATGACAGATTTGAGTTGCACCATGAAAA aaatactaggatgttttcaaaattatgaTAGTCGCAATGTTCTAGAATTCGGACGATATGAAATTTCCCCGAATGGGCAACAGGAATGCGAAGTGTTTTGTTTACACCAACAACAGAGCAACTTTAAATATTACGGCTTGCGG TATGGTAAATATTGCTTTTGCGGCAATGAAATTCTACATTCACCTACTCGTGTGCCTGATGGAGACTGCAATACACCTTGTGTTGGGAACGCTAATGAGTTATGTGGTGGTATGTATAGGTTGTATatctttacatatatataa